The proteins below come from a single Panulirus ornatus isolate Po-2019 chromosome 15, ASM3632096v1, whole genome shotgun sequence genomic window:
- the LOC139753736 gene encoding uncharacterized protein, producing the protein MDDPAHPCYQDSSKASRETLLSGHVTQTPRITHIHTSQKTGEDDGCSVQPPTGRQLETTLMVRKESSKLDPDISMTSREQHSAEKDQERRERNMTEVGCRRNHAHLSSSKDNRTVEYVVNTRLPNTEPVHDKHEKTTSTQEEKYNETAISPFNEIYIACGTTSNPSQEDQAEKERDESCQNKKNGSPSKYPSEDAPRPTGTKPKVLIEQLSNICTTEELRTFTITDKPKPRTVVSQLNFAITDHKDHWHVTFTSRMTEQSKTTKAICRFLSLGPIATLRAIATTRPVRNVYTFVQFLLRFGSERIVYYGSRHATLTNIIKRVMNQKCAIEDSEPCPDMYLRRQVVETNELNNKCITYDLLDQLLERYNPSSLSEFERRLPKEKLTFLMTSLGRNYTEEVSTLIRYRSRKLYEIIKNSSLEENLERVSSRAPNLNNMDWLEYMFRENKICLPEFLAWMKVITERQSGQMNTLVLQGPTKSGKSLILRGILHNLNTLYITKIEDDTHFSFENLLERNFAILEEPKILPAALVAHKMLTGGKHGQTPVAHSHDGDLPSVPIFISVSHPLGRSISSEDELAFLGRTKTFVLQKKIQDVSRYSLNPSASMLRPPPPSMNEGDWLGLYKNHKEEVEEYILYKLTMPLERRL; encoded by the exons ATGGACGACCCAGCCCACCCCTGTTACCAGGACAGCAGCAAGGCTTCAAGGGAGACGCTGCTCTCTGGACATGTAACCCAGACTCCCAGaattactcacatacacacatcacagaaGACAGGAGAAGACGATGGGTGTAGTGTACAGCCTCCCACAGGACGTCAGCTCGAGACTACGCTCATGGTAAGAAAAGAGTCATCGAAACTTGACCCAGATATCTCCATGACAAGCCGTGAGCAACACTCGGCCGAGAAGGATCAGGAAAGACGAGAGAGGAACATGACTGAGGTTGGGTGCCGACGGAACCATGCCCACCTGAGCAGTAGTAAGGACAATAGAACTGTCGAATATGTCGTTAATACACGTCTTCCAAATACTGAACCTGTTCATGataaacatgaaaaaacaacttCCACTCAAGAAGAAAAGTACAACGAGACTGCCATCTCTCCTTTTAATGAGATATACATCGCCTGTGGAACTACTAGCAATCCTTCACAAGAGGACCAagcagagaaagaaagagatgaaagttgtcaaaataagaaaaatggaaGTCCTTCCAAATATCCTTCTGAAGATGCCCCACGACCGACTGGCACGAAACCTAAGGTGTTGATTGAACAATTGTCTAATATATGCACGACGGAAGAATTGAGAACATTTACAATCACAGACAAACCAAAGCCGAGAACAGTAGTCAGTCAGTTGAACTTTGCCATCACAGATCACAAAGACCACTGGCACGTTACCTTCACCAGCCGCATGACCGAACAGTCGAAGACGACAAAAGCTATCTGCAGGTTCCTCAGTTTAGGTCCCATAGCTACTTTACGGGCTATAGCCACCACTCGCCCCGTCAGAAATGTTTATACTTTCGTTCAATTTCTCCTTCGTTTTGGCAGCGAGAGGATTGTGTACTACGGCTCTCGGCACGCCACTCTGACAAATATCATCAAACGCGTGATGAATCAGAAGTGTGCCATTGAAGACAGCGAACCATGTCCAGATATGTACCTGAGAAGACAAGTTGTGGAGACAAATGAACTGAATAATAAATGCATTACGTACGACCTCCTGGACCAGCTCCTGGAGAGGTACAATCCATCTTCACTATCAGAATTTGAGAGAAGACTTCCAAAGGAGAAATTAACTTTCTTAATGACCAGCCTGGGAAGAAATTACACAGAGGAAGTGTCTACGCTCATCAGATATAGAAGTCGGAAGCTTTATGAAATCATAAAGAACTCTAGTCTGGAGGAGAATTTAGAGCGAGTATCGTCTCGAGCCCCAAACTTGAACAATATGGACTGGCTGGAATATATGTTCCGAGAAAATAAGATTTGCTTGCCAGAGTTCCTGGCGTGGATGAAGGTCATCACAGAGAGGCAGAGCGGGCAGATGAACACGTTGGTGTTACAAGGTCCCACCAAGAGTGGTAAGAGTCTCATCCTGCGGGGCATACTTCACAATCTCAACACACTTTACATAACCAAAATTGAAGATGATACCCACTTCAGCTTTGAAAATCTTTTGGAAAGAAACTTTGCCATCTTGGAGGAACCGAAGATCTTGCCTGCAGCTCTGGTCGCTCATAAAATGTTGACAGGAGGAAAGCACGGTCAg ACACCAGTCGCCCATAGCCATGATGGAGACCTGCCAAGCGTACCAATTTTCATCAGTGTTTCTCATCCCCTGGGACGCAGCATCTCCAGCGAGGACGAACTAGCATTTCTCGGTCGGACCAAGACCTTTGTCTTGCAGAAGAAGATACAAGATGTATCAAGATATTCCCTTAACCCATCAGCATCCATGCTCAGGCCACCGCCTCCTAGCATGAACGAAGGAGACTGGCTAGGTCTCTACAAGAACCACAAAGAAGAAGTAGAGGAGTATATTCTCTATAAGCTTACGATGCCTCTTGAGCGTCGCTTGTGA